The Cryptomeria japonica chromosome 2, Sugi_1.0, whole genome shotgun sequence region ACATTGTAAAAATAGGTCATTATATCAATAAAACAAAAAATACAGACAAGACTTGGAAAGTCATGTATAATAGGATAACCTGTAACTCTGAGATCGGAAAAATAAAAAGGGTCTCATgattctcatcataatcaattgttATGAAATAACTTGCACAAAGAATAATATAATAGGGCAGATACTTGATAATAATATGCCACTTCAAGGGGGCAACCTCCAAATAATTAGATAATAATATAAGAATTCAATATTTGATGATATCATGGTCTGGGAGAAACATCTCAACCTTATTTATCATCTCGACTATGTAGGGACACATACCCTCATATATCCTTAGGAATATAAGATATGAGAATCATAACATCAACCCTTATCCAAATACTCTTCATTGCTTCAATACCTATAAAGCAAGCATTTCTCTGCTTAGAATCTATGCTTAGAAGGCCTTATGCATTATGCATATAGGTTGCAGGGCAAACATGAAAGTTGTCATCATTTTGATTGTCCTGGGAAGCAAAAGCAGCTAAGGTATCCAATAAAAAATGATTGATCACAGAATCCCGATATGATTAGAACTCACTTCTACATACAGAATGTAATTTGTAAGAATTAGATTTGAATTTGCAAAAACTGTAGTTGGATCCTTACAATACAGATAGTAAGATCCAGTTATCATTGTATTCTCAATTTAACTCTCCATTTCAAGGATCCGTCTCCTAAAGGGAATTTAAGCATCAATTGCGAAAGGAATGATCAGCAGAAGATAATTCTTTGAGCTTAAGTGAAAATACCTTATCATTGCTTATCTTAATTGCTCTGGATTGATGTTAAACGTCTTCAGTTTCCTACAAAATAATCATCTTATGCATGTTTCTTGTAAACTTTTTTAAAACGTAGTCATGAATTAAGAATTCGAAAAAAAAATGACATTAAATTGTTTTTAGCAGAAAGAATTAAAACCCTGAGGGTTTTATGAAACTCTTAGGCTTCATCCAAATCTTAATTTTGTCTAAAATTATAACTGTATCATATAATAAAATATGAACACAATTCAAATCTTTTTCAGTATTTATTCCAAAAACATTTAAAGTCCTCCAGAAAAATTATACTTTAGCCATGCAAACATAATACAAGATATAAAGCACCACGTTCTATTAATATCAAAACCACTTGAAAGTTGAAACGGTTGTGCTACTAGATACCTTGAGTCCGCGACAATGTGATGATCCAAAAATACATTGCATAAAATCTTCTCTGCAACAATAGttgcattttatttcaaaattaaagacatGTTTTTTACACAAGAGACCATagcaattaaaaattcaaattggcAAATGAATCACAACAATAATTCAAAATTACGCCTGTAAAAGTTAAAAGTATTTAGAATTTTATTTTTATCCTACACAAACGTAGAAAGAACCACAATAGTGTGATCTCAATGAGGAATGCATGTAAAATATTTTACTACGAGTAAGGACGGTATTGAAGAAACTAACTCTAATAAACTACTATGTTGAGAAATATTATGCGTAACATAACATACAAAAGAGAAGCCAAACGGAAACTCAATGGAATTGCTCATTTCAGACATTTCTATCAGGTGAGACAAAGAACAAGTCTCAAATTAAGATCACTGATACCATCTACGAATGCTGACATATAACAATATACCAGTGCATCCAAGAAGAGATTCTATTTTGCAACTGAATTCTATCATATCTCTAGGTGTTTGGAAATCAGAATGTTAAAGATGCTAGATGGAATGAATCGTCTCATTTACCAAATCCATTTGTCAATTGAAgctttccaaaagatctcttccaAGGGCATCTCCAAACCACAATCTCAAACCTGGTGGGCAAGGTGGGCTGAGTCTCATTTATGAATTCCATTTTTAAATCACAACCAGCGAGATTCAAGAATAGAAACACGAGCACCATAACCAACATCCATCAAGACCGTGAACAGTACAACTAAAGTAAACCAGAACTATAACCATCTTCTAAGATTTAGACCTACTAAGCTTGCATGATTATCTTATGCAAATGCTGTGGCGGAAAAAAGTGGATGTTTTAAATAGTACATCAAgctttggtagaaaatattgaatTTGAAAACCATACCAAGAACAATAAAGGAGTTCTCTCTCAACTAAGAACACTGAATTTAAGCATATTCCTGAAATCAGATTAACAACAAAACAGAAACCCCAGGTgcaaaaatattcaaaatattgCATTAGATTGAATAGAGAATGAAGGATTAAAAATGGGGTTGAATGTGGCATGTAGGACAGGTACTTTTGTTGTAATATGAAGTACAAATAGTTAGGATGTAATATAAAAGACAAATGAAAACTAAAATGACAAAGCTAATTACAGCATGAGAAAGATATAGCAAGTAGTACAGATACTTACTTCTAACAATGAAATTTCTTGGTCCAAATGTTTCAATTCTGCCTGTTTTCTGTACTTTCCATGAATATCAGGATGCCGAGGTGGGGTTTTGGGCTTGGGTAAAGGCAAGGGCTGTCCCGTTCTAGATGTAGAAGCTATCTCCACATCACCACCCCTCTCTCCTCCTGCCTGCATTCTCTTCTACTGTACTGTTATACAAATAAACCTCTGTATCCAACTCAAAAAGAAAAGGTTTACAAAGGAGCCCTGAAACTTATCATATAACAGCAATTCCAGACTCCAAAAAATTTGCCGAGGCTATATTTAAACCAGTTTTGACTGGATTCTGCAATCAGTTATGGGCGCTACTGTACAGAACGTACTGGCATGCCACGGTAGCCCAAGCAAAAATTAAAAATCCTGACAAGGACATGTCCCTGCCAGAATGGCAGAATTCCCAGACAAGTGGGCGGCAGTCAAGTCAGTCTGTAATGCCTGCTACATGATTCTGCGCGTGGGTGAGTTGGTGTTCAATAAAAGAAGTGAAAAACAGAGATATTTTTCCACTTGAGTAAGCTAATTTTTCAAATGGGCTCAATACCCACCTGAAAAACACCTGAGATTTTGCAATTTTGAAGCTCAATCATGAGCCTTTTAGGTCAATGAGGCAGacccagtatatatatatattagaggcTGGATATGGTTTTATATAGTGAAGTCAGTGAATGCAGAGAAAAAAGACAGAGATACCATAAATGTGATTCAGTGGGGGTGTTGTCTAGCATGGATCCTCGTGAAGTTGTGACAGACATATTATTCTAATTTATATGTCCACAGGTTGCGAGAATCTTGCTTCTATTCTACACCGTAGGGGATTCCCCCTTGCCTTTCTCTCATTTTGCGAGGACGTACACACGAGTGCCATCCGTGTGCACTTTGGGAAGTGAACTTTTTAACATCTACCGATTTCTAATTGCTGACTTGTCGTTTGCCGGGTACAAAATGAATTGTTTTTTTAAAAGCCTTCATGTAGGAAGGAGCACATGACACGGAGTTTTAAAATTTttctgtctttttcttttttttggttctACTaggttaaattttttattattattactatttaaGTTAAAGAGTTCAATTATGATGTCTAGCATCTTCATTCAAGGACATCTTGGTTCATTGAGTTTTTCATCTGTTTAATAGTAATTATAAACCCATCTTTCTTTAGTAAAATTCAAAACAAGCATTCAATAAGTATTGATTGATCTATTGGCCCCATCTATATCTAGTtgtctataatatatatatatatatatatatatatatatatatatatttttattttttttttctttgattctaTTTTAGGTTCTAGAGTGTCTTTAAAATAAGGATTAGTTTACAAGTGACTTTGGCTTATGTCATCACCTTTATCCTAATAATACTATTATTCATTttcaatgattgatctttgatccTTAAATCAGCGATTTGTCACCTTGGATCAAATTCATGGGTGTAGATTTCACTTGCCatccttaatttttaaatttaaaatttaaaataaatctcATTGAATTCCTCTTATTAGCCATAatgaaacaaccaaattgtgttgATATGTGTGTTATGTTGTATTTAAAAGCATTCATTGATTTGTTGATTTTGAAACAATCTAGGCATGTCGGAATATCCTATGACAACCTAGAAATCATTAAATAACACATATCATAGCAACATTATTAGATCATTGCATCAACATGCATCATCAAAGGTCCATTACACGCTTGTCCTCAATTGTTGGTAAGGAAGCTAAGGTAATGGAACAACTTCGTACACTAACCTTGAGGGAAGGGTGATACAAAAATAATTTAGATGATCTTtgtatatagtgaaaatggataacaataataacaatattgaaaggctaaatgaattcaaccacaaaaccctagcctaacaatcaacaaagatccaccataacatatgaagattacctaagacaatgcaaatcacatgaaatcacaaagattataccatcacatgtccaatagggttttgatctccattcttcctatctccattgatcttgcttgatatatttgctctcagattttatatgcacaagaactcaacaaagaacggaatgtggttgcaagtaggatcgtagtgtagtcaattgcataaaagatgattagcatgaatgattagcctgagtgattgattaggatgcatagaatgattagaatgcatagaatgattagggtttgataatgaaggaagcatctccttatatagaagacactatatgaaatggagggataagattgagaggtgtaaaaggaggtcggctatgattagagggtaggtaaaagaaataataaaataatgagaggggtaggtagtgtatgaattaagagatgaatgacatgtgtcatgggtagaaaaggctaatgaattaattaaataaataaagatttatttaattaatagaagaagtgggatcaattaaataaataagatatttatttaatttaggaaaatgataatttaaataaataaatgtatttatttaaatgagaaataaggctagaagaggataaatgaattaattaaataaataaagatttatttaatgaatagaagaattaagcttagataattaaatagactggacaattttgggtgtctacattttgcccctctttgagacaatgcggtttgtcgcgttgtttcaaagaagataagatgaactgatacagagttgccccaggatgggaatgatatgccccctcgagagattggatgaaaatgtctgaaaagattgcagacaatctctcgataagaaagacaagatagaatggattgaccggataaagtgacaaagtcacgggataacgaagactgactcgggaaatgaaggcgagggctagggtaggctataagatagaccacgggggaaatacatcctcattgtcatctacacatccacgagagcatattgcagagcaaaaatagagcaggagcagtcaacagcgatggctttcactcacagattcgaccgcgttcgccgatttcaaaggccaggggaggcaagagagccggtaagtaccaccaaacctcctcgtactttgacgcatttaattttgtcattaatgcatgtcgaatagggtaataaatgcgcttagactagggtccaaaaagtgtcaaaaaacgtccaggcacgtctatgcagagcataggcacgtctatgtcaagaaggcgcgtctgtgtttttcaggcgcgtctatgcagtctttgagcgcgtttatgtcatgtaagcgcgtttgtgtttgaaaagtatgaatttgcatcttctaggtcaaatcggcagttctgtgatgaacatatgttgtcgattggataagttgttgagaggatacactcaagcaggtcctctaggaagactaggatagatcaaggcactttgtgatgaacagtgagtaccaagatagagtactttgtgatgaacagggagtactaaaatatgagcagcactttgtgatgaacagggagtgcaaatgtgagtaacactttgtgatgaacagggagtgtcacacacgtagtactttgtgatgaacagtgagtaccactaggataaatagcaacactttgtgatgaacagtgagtgtcactagggtagatagccatatgcatttagataacgagtagcattttgtgataaacagtgaatgccactataactgacatgattgagttgtttgattgcaggagtatttgccgatgctaaagtcacgggagagattcccgtcgacgcagaggttgcgacctgagttgtcgctcgaggacagagctgccatcgaggagatgggtttgagacatgtgctatatgtgcctgagtttcgggcaaacatgggtttgctgactacgatggctgagagatggcactctgagacgtgcacgtttcatctgtcgatgggtgagatgatagtcaccctggaggatgtatataggattatgcagataccgattgatggggagttgattccgtacgatcgagacggagacagggatgcccttagatgagtgttctaggatccaagactggagatgagggtgggacacgtggcatgggataccatgacatggataggattagcactaccaatagtgttagcaggagtgatcagtgagttcctttgtatcagttttgtaccattttgtataatgatgtagacacctatgggtgattgtagccatatgattttgacatcattgtatcatgacactttatatatatatatatatatatgagatgattcatctttgcggtagctatatgcatgtgtacctatgtgatgagatgttcttatgtgatgcttatgatatggatgcaaatatgtatatgatgcaatgcaatatttttatttttttttcgtttatgttttatatgtgtatgcatgatgcaaatgtgaatgtaagtaatgcagatgaatatgataatgcaaatgtaaattgtgctaacaggtgttgtgtgcaggatgtgatgcaattgtgatatctatatgtatgtatgaaatgcttctatgtggtaatgtaggtgcaactacatgaaatgcaaatgtttttggtgtgtcattatactcagtcatgtgatagcaggctacacggactcgagaaggatgatagaagtcaatcaagaaagggggatgaaagacagaagatatgaaagtgaaagagcttcttgtgcgttatcatcattgagctttattatggcaaaataggttatgacaatcgaggcatatgttcgacccagaaagtcattgtacctgtttgcatggagataagacagtcacaaacaaggaatgccccaattcatactagactcacagtgtcctcatatccttggacaagtcatagcattactaagagacaatccacagacagaaaatacaaataggtgacgataccccatcctcgcctttctagtcaaagatatcctggagatagaatctctagtcaaagacatcccggaaaagctaaaagacatgtcaccaaaaaagatgaaatcaaaagaagaccaagactcgacaccaacatccattgtagtcctcaagtttagtgtctcttatcacttgtataagtcttatttgattgtggtcacaatgtttactatcacagaaaggatagatagcactgaaccatatgttgtctgagtctgttgaaagatttgatttgttgaagcccattgtttttgctgtctcatctgaaattgacagaatccatgaaactgatactttattgcggagaagacgaaactttattgcggatctatgatgcaaatgttgctttattgcggattgtgtgcggacagactgaaggaagctggaagaaactatactcttcgaaacatgtgatgttctcagttccacacccatcactagacataggatttgccttagccacagataggatctgatttattatggatggaaagggaggtgaaaagggaggtttattatgaatggctaaccaatcttgggtagatcaataacaagccatgatgggaatgggtaagtttattatggatgaattggtcatgagtgtgtgcaaagtgaagtgatgaaagagaatcctgaaggagggaggagcaatgtctctacacatggcgctggtgacccagttttcaccatggtacttgcccaaggcgccaccgaagtggttttcaccgttggacgaaattatttctctttgcttttttcgatttttcaatgttttttgtgtcacaaggcgcctgtttgccagattttcaccaagtaacgatttttttttttataattttttttttttgtatttttgaatttttttttttttttttgtacttttgaattaggatactctaaagagctatgtgtagaacctgcgaaggtgcatgttgttgataggatcctccaaaggttcaccttttgtggttgagagctgatatgcaccagatccatatgctgctgtaataatgtaaggaccaagccagtttggttcgaacttgcccttcctctctctgtcttgctgattcttggggttttctctgagaaccaagtcacctacctcaaatgtatgaggcttgactttgtgattgtaactgcattgttccttgagcgaatgatgtgtagctcaagtgactgtcttccttgataaaggaattgagatagaattactagtgtggactacacaagcccgtatgcgtgtcacctgaagaagtttgggcatcactgatagcaaagtccttcgaggaagctccattaaaggtccatgatgtatcactagaagggaatggatgtgtgaaacgagtggatgaatgatgaaggcttatgattgcgaaaagaagtgaaagtaggatagcatgatggagacttgggatcaacaagtatgctttttgacttaaaattgtagaacttttgcccccagttattttgatattaggggagatcaactcttgttctttttgcttcataggagttttatccttgaccttgatttttgcagagtccaatagcttttgattttgatttggactaaagcacttttctttatttttgacttttaaatttttcttttcatagcttgatttttgatccccaatgagtaagggcttttgtaattcttgttgatccaagtttggaagtggagtggaaatggaatgagtggatgaaatagtagaactatgtgagttctcaagaggtctggcgatacactcaatagattcttcgctggaaccactctcaggactattgatatcaagagatgcttgcaccactagaggagatttgcattcagactcagtagccacaacactaggtggttcacacccaattccttgcaaattatttatagattgttcctgtagactgaatgtcttaggagatagtgggagttgatcaacatgaaagatatactcaccacatcccatatctttaaacttgaatttttctttgagctccacttgctttgatgtagaag contains the following coding sequences:
- the LOC131052341 gene encoding guanine nucleotide-binding protein subunit gamma 3 isoform X3 produces the protein MQAGGERGGDVEIASTSRTGQPLPLPKPKTPPRHPDIHGKYRKQAELKHLDQEISLLEEELRSLEGLPPASRCCKEVEEFIHTHPDPLLQSYDPSTWEPFAKAEVFTDKS